A genome region from Glycine max cultivar Williams 82 chromosome 5, Glycine_max_v4.0, whole genome shotgun sequence includes the following:
- the LOC100817547 gene encoding squamosa promoter-binding-like protein 6 isoform X1 yields the protein MESWSYVPEEKECVSNEALSPPNTLGRSKNSFLGWELKTPCGFSNDMLGLGHHSIENQGFEELGFPEMLGKHMSDDLIGSVPTRKVNGNRQQQHSDRITGTVVDAPSGFSQRGDSNSKLSNSNSLIDLKLGRFADHGDFTDRAFSKVLSSSESSTPPKRVRASGLHSQTAYCQVYGCNKDLSSCKDYHKRHKVCEVHSKTAIVIVNGIEQRFCQQCSRFHLLAEFDDGKRSCRKRLAGHNERRRKPQMGIHPGKSGRLLQPCGDSRFQGSMLTSSFICPEMLPSGVTCSEKYGMSDFWRPIKAEHGTGFRNLSSMAATNGHPPSRSLFPSYNGNQFPFLHENSATSTTGSIFCESNSPYPSALGAQNSGLRPLFQDTVGNENFNVFDTSSTVQGLSGISDSCCALSLLSSQSQNSSSQSSGIPLAHSLVIPSSHSHNYNMSQVSEKIGISSQTSSSRVSDSFPSELNHADGSHLSPVLISDNNCIVNFDMADGIFQASDYLNVKDHLSGEDGATIDLLQLSSQLQRVEHERQSLQVKQENDSSCTLRIT from the exons ATGGAATCTTGGAGCTATGTCCCTGAAGAAAAGGAGTGTGTCTCCAATGAGGCACTCTCACCTCCCAACACTCTCGGGAGGAGTAAAAATTCTTTCTTGGGCTGGGAACTCAAAACCCCATGTGGTTTTTCCAACGACATGTTGGGTTTGGGTCACCACAGCATTGAGAATCAAGGTTTTGAGGAATTGGGTTTTCCTGAAATGTTGGGAAAACACATGTCCGATGATCTAATTGGGAGTGTTCCAACCAGAAAGGTGAATGGTAATAGACAACAACAACACAGTGACAGAATCACTGGCACTGTTGTGGATGCCCCAAGTGGGTTTTCTCAAAGAGGGGACTCAAATTCAAAGCTTTCAAACTCAAATTCCCTCATTGATTTGAAGCTGGGTCGATTTGCTGACCATGGAGATTTCACTGATCGGGCGTTTTCCAAAGTTTTGTCTTCTTCTGAGTCATCAACGCCTCCTAAGAGAGTGAGAGCTTCAGGGTTGCACTCTCAGACTGCATATTGCCAAGTCTATGGCTGCAACAAGGATCTCAGCTCCTGCAAGGACTACCACAAGAGGCACAAGGTCTGTGAGGTTCACTCCAAGACTGCCATTGTTATAGTCAATGGCATTGAGCAAAGGTTTTGCCAGCAATGTAGTAG GTTTCATTTGCTGGCTGAATTTGATGATGGTAAGCGGAGCTGCCGAAAACGCCTTGCAGGTCATAATGAGCGTAGAAGAAAACCACAAATGGGTATTCACCCAGGAAAGTCTGGGAGGTTGCTTCAGCCATGTGGGG ATAGCAGATTCCAGGGATCCATGCTAACTTCATCTTTTATCTGCCCAGAGATGCTTCCAAGTGGGGTCACGTGTTCTGAGAAATATGGTATGAGTGACTTTTGGAGACCTATCAAAGCAGAACACGGGACTGGTTTTAGGAATCTTTCCTCTATGGCTGCAACCAATGGACATCCTCCATCAAGATCTTTATTTCCATCATATAACGGAAATCAATTTCCTTTTCTTCATGAAAACAGTGCTACATCCACCACAGGAAGCATCTTCTGTGAGAGCAATAGCCCCTATCCATCTGCCCTTGGGGCCCAAAATTCTGGGTTGAGACCACTATTCCAGGACACTGTAGGAAATGAGAACTTCAATGTTTTTGATACCTCATCAACTGTTCAAGGATTGTCGGGGATTTCAGACTCTTGTTGTGCTCTCTCTCTTCTGTCATCTCAATCCCAGAACTCTTCAAGCCAATCATCAGGAATTCCCTTGGCTCACTCCTTGGTTATTCCAAGCAGTCATAGCCATAACTACAACATGAGTCAGGTCTCTGAAAAGATAGGAATAAGCTCACAGACTTCTTCAAGCCGAGTGTCAGATAGTTTTCCATCAGAACTAAATCATGCAGATGGAAGTCATCTCAGTCCTGTATTAATATCAGACAATAATTGTATTGTAAACTTTGATATGGCAGATGGTATCTTCCAAGCTTCAGATTACTTGAATGTAAAAGATCATCTTTCCGGTGAAGATGGTGCAACCATTGACTTACTACAATTGTCATCACAGCTTCAGCGAGTTGAGCATGAGAGGCAATCCTTGCAGGTGAAGCAAGAGAATGATTCTTCTTGCACTCTGCGGATTACATAA
- the LOC100817547 gene encoding squamosa promoter-binding-like protein 6 isoform X2 — MESWSYVPEEKECVSNEALSPPNTLGRSKNSFLGWELKTPCGFSNDMLGLGHHSIENQGFEELGFPEMLGKHMSDDLIGSVPTRKVNGNRQQQHSDRITGTVVDAPSGFSQRGDSNSKLSNSNSLIDLKLGRFADHGDFTDRAFSKVLSSSESSTPPKRVRASGLHSQTAYCQVYGCNKDLSSCKDYHKRHKVCEVHSKTAIVIVNGIEQRFCQQCSRFHLLAEFDDGKRSCRKRLAGHNERRRKPQMGIHPGKSGRLLQPCGEMLPSGVTCSEKYGMSDFWRPIKAEHGTGFRNLSSMAATNGHPPSRSLFPSYNGNQFPFLHENSATSTTGSIFCESNSPYPSALGAQNSGLRPLFQDTVGNENFNVFDTSSTVQGLSGISDSCCALSLLSSQSQNSSSQSSGIPLAHSLVIPSSHSHNYNMSQVSEKIGISSQTSSSRVSDSFPSELNHADGSHLSPVLISDNNCIVNFDMADGIFQASDYLNVKDHLSGEDGATIDLLQLSSQLQRVEHERQSLQVKQENDSSCTLRIT; from the exons ATGGAATCTTGGAGCTATGTCCCTGAAGAAAAGGAGTGTGTCTCCAATGAGGCACTCTCACCTCCCAACACTCTCGGGAGGAGTAAAAATTCTTTCTTGGGCTGGGAACTCAAAACCCCATGTGGTTTTTCCAACGACATGTTGGGTTTGGGTCACCACAGCATTGAGAATCAAGGTTTTGAGGAATTGGGTTTTCCTGAAATGTTGGGAAAACACATGTCCGATGATCTAATTGGGAGTGTTCCAACCAGAAAGGTGAATGGTAATAGACAACAACAACACAGTGACAGAATCACTGGCACTGTTGTGGATGCCCCAAGTGGGTTTTCTCAAAGAGGGGACTCAAATTCAAAGCTTTCAAACTCAAATTCCCTCATTGATTTGAAGCTGGGTCGATTTGCTGACCATGGAGATTTCACTGATCGGGCGTTTTCCAAAGTTTTGTCTTCTTCTGAGTCATCAACGCCTCCTAAGAGAGTGAGAGCTTCAGGGTTGCACTCTCAGACTGCATATTGCCAAGTCTATGGCTGCAACAAGGATCTCAGCTCCTGCAAGGACTACCACAAGAGGCACAAGGTCTGTGAGGTTCACTCCAAGACTGCCATTGTTATAGTCAATGGCATTGAGCAAAGGTTTTGCCAGCAATGTAGTAG GTTTCATTTGCTGGCTGAATTTGATGATGGTAAGCGGAGCTGCCGAAAACGCCTTGCAGGTCATAATGAGCGTAGAAGAAAACCACAAATGGGTATTCACCCAGGAAAGTCTGGGAGGTTGCTTCAGCCATGTGGGG AGATGCTTCCAAGTGGGGTCACGTGTTCTGAGAAATATGGTATGAGTGACTTTTGGAGACCTATCAAAGCAGAACACGGGACTGGTTTTAGGAATCTTTCCTCTATGGCTGCAACCAATGGACATCCTCCATCAAGATCTTTATTTCCATCATATAACGGAAATCAATTTCCTTTTCTTCATGAAAACAGTGCTACATCCACCACAGGAAGCATCTTCTGTGAGAGCAATAGCCCCTATCCATCTGCCCTTGGGGCCCAAAATTCTGGGTTGAGACCACTATTCCAGGACACTGTAGGAAATGAGAACTTCAATGTTTTTGATACCTCATCAACTGTTCAAGGATTGTCGGGGATTTCAGACTCTTGTTGTGCTCTCTCTCTTCTGTCATCTCAATCCCAGAACTCTTCAAGCCAATCATCAGGAATTCCCTTGGCTCACTCCTTGGTTATTCCAAGCAGTCATAGCCATAACTACAACATGAGTCAGGTCTCTGAAAAGATAGGAATAAGCTCACAGACTTCTTCAAGCCGAGTGTCAGATAGTTTTCCATCAGAACTAAATCATGCAGATGGAAGTCATCTCAGTCCTGTATTAATATCAGACAATAATTGTATTGTAAACTTTGATATGGCAGATGGTATCTTCCAAGCTTCAGATTACTTGAATGTAAAAGATCATCTTTCCGGTGAAGATGGTGCAACCATTGACTTACTACAATTGTCATCACAGCTTCAGCGAGTTGAGCATGAGAGGCAATCCTTGCAGGTGAAGCAAGAGAATGATTCTTCTTGCACTCTGCGGATTACATAA
- the CYP78A10 gene encoding cytochrome P450 family protein CYP78A10 — translation MSSSELSSFFLLPLSAILSFDALLGVMFLVAVFGYWLVPGGLAWALSKFKPAIPGPCGYPVVGLVWAFIGPLTHRVLAKLAETFDAKPLMAFSVGFTRFIISSHPDTAKEILNSSAFADRPVKESAYELLFHRAMGFAPYGEYWRNLRRISATHMFSPKRIAAQGVFRARVGAQMVREIVGLMGKNDVVEVRKVLHFGSLNNVMKSVFGRSYVFGEGGDGCELEELVSEGYDLLGLFNWSDHFPLLGWLDFQGVRKRCRSLVDRVNVFVGKIIMEHRVKRDAESEDNKARDIDNSGGDFVDVLLDLEKEDRLNHSDMVAVLWEMIFRGTDTVAILLEWILARMVLHPEIQAKAQCEIDSVVGSGCSVTDDDLPNLPYVRAIVKETLRMHPPGPLLSWARLSIHETQIGNHFVPAGTTAMVNLWAITHDQQVWSEPEQFKPERFLKDEDVPIMGSDLRLAPFGAGRRVCPGKAMGLATVELWLAVFLQKFKWMPCDDSGVDLSECLKLSMEMKHSLITKAVARPTSSLAM, via the exons ATGTCATCATCGGaactctcttctttctttctcctgCCCCTATCAGCCATACTCAGTTTCGATGCTTTGCTCGGAGTTATGTTTCTAGTGGCCGTGTTCGGCTACTGGCTGGTTCCCGGTGGTCTTGCTTGGGCTTTGTCCAAATTCAAGCCTGCGATTCCCGGGCCTTGCGGTTACCCGGTGGTGGGCCTGGTTTGGGCTTTCATAGGGCCTCTTACTCACAGGGTCCTTGCAAAGTTGGCTGAAACCTTCGATGCAAAGCCCCTGATGGCATTCTCGGTAGGGTTTACTCGCTTTATCATCTCTTCTCACCCCGACACTGCCAAAGAGATCTTGAACAGTTCTGCTTTTGCGGATCGTCCTGTTAAGGAATCCGCTTATGAGCTTCTCTTTCACCGCGCAATGGGGTTCGCACCCTACGGTGAGTACTGGAGGAATCTGAGGAGGATTTCAGCGACTCACATGTTCTCTCCGAAGAGAATTGCGGCCCAAGGAGTGTTCCGGGCCCGGGTTGGGGCCCAAATGGTGAGAGAAATCGTGGGCCTGATGGGGAAGAATGATGTCGTGGAGGTGAGAAAGGTGTTGCATTTTGGATCGTTGAATAACGTGATGAAGAGTGTGTTTGGGAGGAGCTATGTGTTTGGTGAGGGGGGTGATGGGTGTGAGCTTGAGGAGTTGGTGAGTGAGGGGTATGATTTGCTTGGGCTGTTTAACTGGAGTGACCACTTTCCTCTCTTGGGTTGGTTGGATTTTCAAGGAGTGAGGAAGAGGTGCAGGAGTCTGGTGGATAGagtgaatgtttttgttggGAAAATCATTATGGAGCATAGAGTGAAGAGGGATGCTGAAAGTGAGGATAATAAGGCCAGAGATATTGATAACTCAGGTGGTGACTTTGTTGATGTGCTGTTGGATTTGGAGAAAGAGGATAGGCTAAACCACTCTGATATGGTTGCTGTTTTGTGG GAAATGATATTTAGGGGGACTGATACAGTGGCAATTCTTCTAGAGTGGATTCTAGCAAGGATGGTACTGCATCCAGAAATACAAGCAAAGGCTCAGTGTGAAATAGACTCTGTGGTTGGGTCTGGGTGCAGTGTGACTGATGATGACCTTCCTAACCTCCCTTACGTGCGAGCTATAGTGAAGGAAACCCTTAGGATGCACCCACCGGGCCCTCTTCTTTCATGGGCCAGGCTTTCCATTCACGAGACACAAATTGGCAACCACTTTGTTCCAGCTGGCACAACTGCTATGGTCAACTTGTGGGCCATCACTCATGACCAACAAGTGTGGTCCGAGCCAGAACAATTCAAGCCCGAGCGGTTTCTGAAGGACGAGGACGTGCCAATCATGGGGTCTGATCTTAGGTTGGCACCTTTTGGCGCTGGTAGGAGAGTGTGCCCTGGAAAAGCCATGGGCTTGGCCACTGTTGAGCTTTGGCTTGCTGTGTTCCTTCAAAAGTTCAAATGGATGCCTTGTGATGATTCTGGTGTGGACTTGTCTGAGTGCTTGAAGCTCTCCATGGAGATGAAACACTCCCTCATCACCAAAGCTGTTGCAAGGCCTACATCTTCTCTTGCAATGTAA